The stretch of DNA AAGGGCCACTTCTGGCCAGCCTTTCTCACAGAATGAATGGCTCTTATCCCTTGGCAGACCTTTgcattcttttgtgtgtgtaatgggctCAATGCATCTTCCTTAAGCCCTTGCCAGTACTACAGTGATGCCAATGTCTTAGCCTTTCGCTTCTCCCTTTGGCTCACACAACTCCATGTAATTCAGGCTAGCAGTACTAtacttaaaataaataaataaatacgtaAAAAGCCCTGTAGATGTTTAGAATAAATATCCCCCTCGGACGCCCAGATGAAATCTTATCCCGCTAGTCATTTTGAAGTCAGCACATGGCCTTGCTTGTCACTTGCAGGTGGTGCTTGTCTCGTAGGCTCTCTGGTTACTCTGTTATTGTACAGTGTGGTTTGGCAGGTCCGGGAGCCACTGGGAAGCCTCCCAGTACAGTGAGAACTGATATCGAAATGATATCCCGAAAACCCGAGGCACTGCTCTAGGACCTGACACATCCTATCACTTCTCAAGTCCAGAAGCCGCACTGGCTGCAGAAGACCTTGAAAGTTTCTCTGGATTCGGTCTGTAGCTTAGACTGGGTAcggctaaagcctaccttacactgacaagatttgggaaagattcttgaaagactgtagtcttttgagtaaagtctgaatgaagggcattagttaaaagactacaatctttcaagaatctttcccaaatcttgtcagtgtaaggtaggcttaagggagacagacagagtaggacTACTGATGTTCAACAAGAGCCGTGTGCGATCATGGCAGTCCAGCTGCCTCGGACTTCACAGGCCGCCTCTTAGACAGATTTGGTCTTTGTTGAGCTCCTCCAGGATGGAGTCGTTCCCCTAGCAGCAAAGATACAGCTTTTCTCCGTTGCACAGCCTGCTTGGAATTACATGGTCTATGGAGAGGAAGCTGTGAGCTGTAACCAGCCTGACACACGTTTCCCCACACTGACACCTATTAAAGCTgacagtgtgtctgtgaaaaTGTCATCATCGTCTAGTATGTTAATCATTCTTTTACTTTTGCgcaaatgtgttttgtatttttcagGAGACGAAAACAACCTGACAATTCGGCGAGATTGATTTGTTTTGCGAATGTGAATCGCACCACTTCAGGCTTTAAAGTCCTTGAAGTTGAAAGACACTTAAGAATGGGTTGAATTGAGGTTCTgaccatcaaaaaaaaaaaaaaagaaagattataaaaaaaacattgtttgtctTACAGAGGAAAACACTCCTGGCTCTGGAgaaggaggacgaagaggagcgAAACAAGACCATCGAGAGCCTCAAAACGGCCCTCCGAACGCAACCCATGAGGTACAGTGCGTGACCCCAACACGTGCACCCGCACCCTAAAGCGTCTGCCACTCATGACACACAGCCCCCAGATTCATACCAGAGCACTCCTGGGACTGATTACGGTGCCCCCCCCGCTCCACCCACCTCATCTGCAAAACTGGGTTCCCTAATACAGCGAGGCATGTTGCCATGCCTTGTTTCGTGGTGCGGGCGACTTTGTCACTGTTAATTAAAGTGCTGAattgggggggggaggtgggggggggggttgtgtcgCCGCAGCTGCCCCCCCGGTGCCGAGAGCCGTCGTTCCGCAGCGGCGCTGACCTCATGTGTCATAAATCTCGGTTCTGCtgagagggaaaagggagaggaggTCCGTCGAACATGTGGCCTCCATCTGGTTCAGCActcctctcagtgtgtgtgtgtgtgtgtgtgtgtgtgtgtgtgtgtgtgtctgtccagtgTCATTACGTCTCCCAGGTTCCTCACACTCCACAGAATGTGTGCAGAGGATATTAATCCTGACCTCTTGGCCCCCCCAAAGGTCAAATTGGCACTGCTGACCCCGTCTCACCTCAAAGGGCCACTGGTCGTCCCCCTCTGTTGTTCTCCCCCTGGTCAGAGTTAATTATTTTCCCAGCTCACATGCCGGTGAAAAGCTCCTCTGACTGGTTTTATGAGGCGAGGGCTGAGAGGGGGCTCCTTTTCACGTTTAATTACTAGGCCAACTTCAAGAAGGAGTAATTGTCTTCTTTTGGTGTAGAGATCTCTGTGACCTTGGTATTGCTAGTTCCTGGTTCTACAGCTAGACCAGGCTATAGTATCAGTGACACAACTATGGAGAAGTCATTGTAGTATAAGCCAGTACAGGTGCATGTGTCATTTCAGCATTTTTATTAAACCAGATGTGATCGATCTGTAGAAAGCGACAACAAATCAAGGGTGGCATCTTTCATTTGATTCTCACGCttcactagtctggctatcaccatgctaagctcaatcttttaagattgaacataagtattgggaggctgcgctttgtttctactgcacaagaggcgtgatcaatggacaATCgcgtacacttggatagtcctgcAACCAATGAtccagtgcgtcttttggataagcaactgtagtttctgattggagccaaagattctggcagggaacagaggagatagatatgcaggtgtccagcctgagctgccgggcgaaatccaaattcgtcggcaggtcaggcagggttcacccagccctAACGGCCCACTTCTCCGACGGCAGGTTCGTGACGCGGTTCATCGACCTGGACGGCCTGACGTGCATCCTGAACTTCCTGAAGACGATGGACTACGAGACGACGGAGTCGCAGATCCACACGTCGCTCATCGGCTGCATCAAGGCGCTGATGAACAACTCGCAGGGCCGCGCGCACGTGCTCTCGCACACGGAGAGCATCAACATCATCGCCCAGAGCCTGGCCACCGAGAACATCAAGACCAAGGTGGCGGTGCTGGAGATCATGGGCGCCGTGTGCCTGGTGCCCGGCGGCCACCGCAAGATCCTGGAGGCCATGCTGCACTACCAGAAGTTCGCCTGCGAGAGGACGCGCTTTCAGGTGAGAGACGGCCGCCGGGCTACAAAGGGAGGTATATTCTCCCGCCCGGTTTGGGATATGACTCGGTGGAAACAACCTCATGGACAGCTGAAGTGAATGATCAAATGACACAGAATAAGTATATTTAgtttacttttttgatcccgtgaggggaaattcggtctcgatctgcatttatcccaatttgtgaattagtgaacacacacagcacgcagtgaatacacacagtgaggtgacacacactaacccagagcagtgagctgccagcCCAACAGTGGGGAGCCAGCTGGGAGTTTGTAGGGGCTCTCACTCACGTTGTCAACTTCAGACTGTAACGCTTTTGCTGTTTCATGTAGCTTATCAGAATAGTTCCATGACATTTATAATGAACAAATACAACCACATGGTTTTATTTTCAccacatgtagcctatagagaCTTTATGTCCAGGAAATGACGTGGCTGCGAGATATCGAGAATTCTGAGAGCTGTCGATGTTAAGGGCCTGGAATATCCTCAGTATAAGATCCTTTTGTTTCATCGTCTCCTCTAATGATGTGAGATAACTCTCTAACGTCTCTCTCCGCAGACATTACTAAACGATCTGGACAGGAGCACAGGACGGTACAGAGACGAGGTCAGCCTCAAAACGGCCATCATGTCTTTCATCAACGCTATCCTCAGCCAAGGAGCAGGGGAGGTAAGCGCTATACCTGACCAGACTTGGATCATCTCTTGTGTCACGTTTTTATTTTGAGAGCTATGTTTCTGTTGTCTTCACAAGTTTCACACTGAAGTTCTGTTTTTGGTTTGTGTGCCGCACAGACAAGCTTGGAATTCAGGGTGCATCTAAGATACGAGTTCTTGATGCTAGGCATCCAACCAATAATGGACAAACTGAGGTCCCACGATAACTCCACACTAGACAGGTAAAACTTAGgcttcacagttgacaactttgCGTTCAACTGTTAAATGATTCATATTCAATAACTAATTTgtcttttatctttttttttccctcaacaAATAGGCACTTAGATTATTTTGAGATGTTGCGAAATGAGGACGAGCTTGCTCTCGCGAGACGATTTGAATCGGTAAGTTTAATCTCGTTCACCGTCTGGCCTGATGTGTTATGGTGGTGTGTTTTCATTAGCCTCGGGGATTGTGTAAGACAGAAGGTAAATATTATGTCTGCCACTGCTCACCAGGTGCATATAGACACAAAGAGCGCCAGCCAGGTGTTTGAGCTCATCCGCAAGAAGATGAACCACACGGACGCCTACCCGCACTTTATGTCGGTGCTACACCACTGTCTCCTCATGCCTCGTAAGtgacaactacacacacacacacacacacacactaatgaagatataccacagagacacataccCGCACTTTATGTCCGTGCTCCACCACTGTCTGTTTATGCCTTGTGactgacacaagcacacacacacgcacacacacacaggaagcttGAAAGCATTCAAAGATGAAAGAAGATGCCCAAAACACGCTCAAACACAATGATAtgagaacacacgcacacacacacacacacacacacacacatacacacacacatacagtcactcaTTCGAACACACTTGTTTGCCTTGACCTCCGTCATCGGAAGACATAGCGCCCTGACCTTTGCGATCACCCAGAGTGTAGCGTTTCGCTTGGCGCCCGCTTCCCCTCACAAAGCGGCCCGTtgttctcttgtcctctcctgtGGAACTGGAGCGCAGCTGTATCTCGCTCCACCATAATGTGCCGTGTGGAGCTGTCTTCGCCCCTTTAAATATCTCTACCGCCATGACGCTTCACTAAAACGCTCTGTAATGTAAACTCTTGGCCCCGTTTCTGCTCGTGAATGAGGCCAAGGTCAGACTGTAATGCCGTCCAATGAATTGTTCTttatactcttttttttttggtgcacTGTCTCCACAGATTAGCTGGTTTGTGTTGTCGAATCTAAGCAGTCCAGTttagattaaaataaaaaaagaatgtttTACAATTTCAGACTTTCAACTGTAGTTGCGTTTTTGTGATCAAAGGTTTGTAGGATGTGGAAGTCACATTGCTGAAAGAGAAGCATTGATGGAGAAAGTTAGAAACAAACAcatagtgccccccccccccccccattattaCTAGTTATTATAGTAAAAACTCTTTTAATTTGATGCAGACAACCTGGTAACTCATTTCAGTAGCTCCTCATCTTGGTCTTGAAACACTGGCTGGTTTCTGTAGGCAGCGTTTGGGGGATTTAGCTTAGCTTCTCCTTTTGTGCCTCACAGACAAGAGGAGCGGGAACACGGTGCAGTACTGGCTGCTCCTGGATCGCATTGTGCAGCAGATGGTCCTGCAGAACGACAAAGGTTACGACCCCGACGTGACCCCGCTCGAGAACTTCAACGTGAAGAACGTGGTCCGCATGTGAGTTCTAAGGCCCTTTTTTGACTTAATGATATTTGATTGAAATGGGAGATGATTGTTTGTCTAAACAAGAGCATTACTCGGGCGCCATTCTTTGATGTAAAAGCCTCCTACTGTGTCTCCTCCCTGTTAACCTTCCCAGGCTTGTAAACGAAAACGAGGTGAAACAGTGGAAGGAGCAGGCCGAGAAAATGCGAAAGGGTGAGTGTATTATTTTTGGTAATGACAAGCTAATAAATCTCCATTTTGAAATTCCATAAACAACTCTCTCAGAAATGTGCTGACTccgactctctgtctttctggcCTGACGCAGAGCACCAAGAGTTACAGCAGAGGCTCGAGAAGAAGGAACGCGAGTGCGATGCCAAGACGCAGGAGAAAGAGGACATGATGCAGACGCTGAACAAGATGAAGGAGAAACTGGAGCGGGAGAGCAGTGAGCACAAGACGGTGAAGCAGCAGCTGTCGGAACTCACGGTTCGGCTACACGAACTTAGCACGGTAAGCTAACGTTCACCCCAAAGGGTGAATTGGGCATCACTGAAAGTGGTCCAAGAAATGGCTTTGTTAAACAGGGCCCTATGAAAtcatttctatttttctttttttggtctCAGTTCTTCATTTCCACCTTTGTTAAATATAACACAACAACTCAGGGATCTCATGTCATGTCTATCATATCAGTTCTGTAATATAAATCACTGCTTGGTGAGCAAAAGTTAGTCTCCAGAGCTTTAAGGATATGGCTAAATATAGCTACACGCCGATACAGACATGACGCGTCGCTGATGCATGGATTCCCCCCCGCTGTGTGTCCTGAAGCTCAATTGAGTCTGTCCCGTTTTTGTTTTCTGCAGAGGCAGGTCGCCACTGTCCCCGGGGGTCCTCCTCTCATCCCAGGTCCTCCAGGTGGACCTCTGCCACCTGTTCCGCCGCCAATACCGGCAGGCATgcccccgccccctcctcctcctccaccaggtGTTGGTATGccaccacccccgcccccacccccaggtGGACCCCCGCCACCCCCAGGTCGCCCACCCCTCTGTGGAGCTCCGCCACCCCCTGGAGCTCCCCTGGGACCTGCTTCCAAGAAGAAGAACATCCCGCAGCCCTCGAACGCGCTCAAGTCCTTCAACTGGGCCAAGCTGGCTGAGGTTGGTAACTCTGGGAGTTAAGCTGCTCAGAGATGGAATGTTTTGGGGAAACACAACTGTCCTGAATGAAATAAGTTGTGAGTGGAGATGGATAGTATCACAGCCTGGCATTCATGTTGCATGGGAAAGATGGCAGGAGTGACACCTTTTAAGAATGAACCTGTCTGCTTCATCAACATAAAATGGTGCAAAAAGTGTTACTGTCAATTGGCAAGACACAGTTGGCTTAATTTAATGTATATATAAGTGTGGATTATaagtggtgagtgagtgagtgagtgagtgagtgagtgagtgagtgagtgagtgagtgagtgagtgagtgagtgagtgagtgagtgagtgagtgagtgagtgagtgagtgagtgagtgagtgagtgagtgagtgagtgagtgagtgagtgagtgagtgagtgaatggtcCAGTGTTCATGCACAACCTCTTCCTCTATAGAACAAACTGGAGGGCACCGTGTGGGCAGACGTTGACGACAACAGAGTTTTCAAGATACTCGACCTGACGGACATCGAGAAGACATTCTCTGCTTACCAGAGACAACAGGTACTGTGTTTCTGCCGGAGGAGAGGAATAAAAACAGTTCCTCTTGTCTTTCATCttctacttttctctctctctatctctcctttatCCGTCCATTCACCCCACCATCTTCTCATCTACATCACCACCGCTTGTAACCTAGAGCACTGTAGATTCACTTAAGCATGAAACACGGCACACACAGCAGGAATGAATGAAGTGGGGGGAATCGTTAGTAGTACATCATATCTACATAGTATCTGCTACTACAAAGAGAGTTTGTTCACTcccacaaaaagaaaaaaaaaactctactTTTAGCCTTAGCCTTGTGAGACATGATTCCAGATCTCCCCCCCCGATGAGCCCTACTTAAGTCATATCCTCCTTTTTTGAAATATAAAAAGTGTTGCCCAACGTGAATGAATGAAGGCGGTTGTTTTATGAGAAGTTCATTGGCGAGTGGACTCAGTCTAGGCCACCGCGCCCGGAGCATGGTATCCCAGACGCCTTGATGTTTGAATAATGCATACTGATCGCCATGGTGTCACCGAGGGGAAACAGTGAGAGCCCTTGTTGGAAAAACAGACGCTGTGTTCATAGAGCTCGGGCAGACACAAGGATGTGTCAGTTTGAGGGATGCTAATAATAGCCGGAGGATTTCAGTCCTGTCAAATAAAGAAAATCccatatttttttcttctccttgcACGGGACACCACCATAAAACTGCATCTCTGCATGATGTATGATGTGTCATCATTTGAAAATAACCTAAAATCACAGTCTTGTTGACATGAAACTGCCTGTAACAGTTACCACAGTCGAACGGTTTTGAACTCACTTTGCATTTGTATACTTCACTAAATGCTGgcaaatgtattatttttataACATGAAGCTTGATTCATAATGATAACGTCTAATGCAACCTTGCACGCACCTGCCATTGTGCACAGTCTTTCATGGTACCATGCATCTACTGTATTACTCAGAGTCTGCTTCTTGCATAGACAGATATACACCATCATTCACCAGCATTCACCAATGATCATTTTGTATGagcttgttttgtgtttttttggctGTGTTTTCACCAAACTGCGCTTCCTATCTAACGAGTGCTGCATCTCCCTTGCTTCTTGGCTGCGTTTTAGGACTTCTTTATGGTCAataacaacagacaacaggtgAGTGACATTAAACAAGTGACGATTGTTTCTCATTTTGTGCGTCTCTCCGCGTTATGATGTAGTCTACGTTTCAGTGTTGGTTCAAAGCATACCTTTTCTGTCCTCTTTCAAAAACATATTTACCTCAGTCAAAAGTGTGTCCCGTTTCATTCCTggtttcatctttattttcaCAACTTTGTCGAGAGCTTGTATTTGTTTCAGTGTTTGATTATATTTCCCTTTTCCACGTCAGAAATATTGCTGTTCTTGTTACCTTTGTAGTGGGATTAAAGTATCTTCTCAGACCCTGGTAGTTCCTAACATAAGCTCTTGATATCTCTTTGTCAGCTCTTTGTTCTCtgtttgatctctctctctctctctctctttctctttctgtccttcttctctccccttctctctctgtcctacgTTTTTGtggggttgttttttttgtacttttcCTCGCACATAGCCTGTTCAGTGTTCATCAGACACAATCTTAACATAATGGGGAGAAATAAGAAGATATCAGTGGCGTTAATCCCTGTTTTCCTTTCCGCAGAAAGAAGTGGAGGACGACTCCCTGAGCTCGAAGAAAGTCAAGGAGCTGTCTGTTATTGATGGCCGTCGTGCACAGAACTGCAACATCCTATTGTCTCGGTGAGTTAGGGTTgtgtcctcatctcctccttgttttcatttcactcggACGACAATGGGATATCTAATCTCAACGCGCGTCCTTTTGCCCTCCGTCGCTGTTCTGCCGTCAGTAGGGGTAAGCAACGTCGTCATC from Sardina pilchardus chromosome 12, fSarPil1.1, whole genome shotgun sequence encodes:
- the daam1b gene encoding disheveled-associated activator of morphogenesis 1b isoform X1 — translated: MAPRKRGGGGRGGGGSFFFCCFQSNDHPEITYRLREDFALQTMEPALPMPTYDELDGMFSELVDELDLTEKHREAMFALPAEKKWQIYCSKKKEQEENKGATSWPEYYIDQLNSMAARKTLLALEKEDEEERNKTIESLKTALRTQPMRFVTRFIDLDGLTCILNFLKTMDYETTESQIHTSLIGCIKALMNNSQGRAHVLSHTESINIIAQSLATENIKTKVAVLEIMGAVCLVPGGHRKILEAMLHYQKFACERTRFQTLLNDLDRSTGRYRDEVSLKTAIMSFINAILSQGAGETSLEFRVHLRYEFLMLGIQPIMDKLRSHDNSTLDRHLDYFEMLRNEDELALARRFESVHIDTKSASQVFELIRKKMNHTDAYPHFMSVLHHCLLMPHKRSGNTVQYWLLLDRIVQQMVLQNDKGYDPDVTPLENFNVKNVVRMLVNENEVKQWKEQAEKMRKEHQELQQRLEKKERECDAKTQEKEDMMQTLNKMKEKLERESSEHKTVKQQLSELTVRLHELSTRQVATVPGGPPLIPGPPGGPLPPVPPPIPAGMPPPPPPPPPGVGMPPPPPPPPGGPPPPPGRPPLCGAPPPPGAPLGPASKKKNIPQPSNALKSFNWAKLAENKLEGTVWADVDDNRVFKILDLTDIEKTFSAYQRQQDFFMVNNNRQQKEVEDDSLSSKKVKELSVIDGRRAQNCNILLSRLKLSNEEIKRAIMTMDEQEDLPKDMLEQMLKFIPEKSDVDLLEEHKHELDRMAKADRFFYEMSRINHYQQRLQSLYFKKKFAERIAEIKPKVEALSKASKEVLHSRNVKQLLEVVLAFGNYMNKGQRGNAYGFKVSSLNKIADTKSSIDKNVTLLHYLITILEKKYPKVMHIPEDLLNVPEAAKVNMTELEKEINNLRSGLKSVENELEFQRKRPQEYGDKFVSVVSQFITVASFSFSDVEDSLHEARDLYVRAVKHFGEEDGKMQPDEFFGIFDQFLQAFGEARQENENMRRRKEEEERRSRMEAQMKEQRDKERKARKAKESGGDDGGGEFDDLVSALRSGEVFDKDLSKMKRNRRRINSQSSETTRERPVTKLNF
- the daam1b gene encoding disheveled-associated activator of morphogenesis 1b isoform X2, giving the protein MAPRKRGGGGRGGGGSFFFCCFQSNDHPEITYRLREDFALQTMEPALPMPTYDELDGMFSELVDELDLTEKHREAMFALPAEKKWQIYCSKKKEQEENKGATSWPEYYIDQLNSMAARKTLLALEKEDEEERNKTIESLKTALRTQPMRFVTRFIDLDGLTCILNFLKTMDYETTESQIHTSLIGCIKALMNNSQGRAHVLSHTESINIIAQSLATENIKTKVAVLEIMGAVCLVPGGHRKILEAMLHYQKFACERTRFQTLLNDLDRSTGRYRDEVSLKTAIMSFINAILSQGAGETSLEFRVHLRYEFLMLGIQPIMDKLRSHDNSTLDRHLDYFEMLRNEDELALARRFESVHIDTKSASQVFELIRKKMNHTDAYPHFMSVLHHCLLMPHKRSGNTVQYWLLLDRIVQQMVLQNDKGYDPDVTPLENFNVKNVVRMLVNENEVKQWKEQAEKMRKEHQELQQRLEKKERECDAKTQEKEDMMQTLNKMKEKLERESSEHKTVKQQLSELTVRLHELSTRQVATVPGGPPLIPGPPGGPLPPVPPPIPAGMPPPPPPPPPGVGMPPPPPPPPGGPPPPPGRPPLCGAPPPPGAPLGPASKKKNIPQPSNALKSFNWAKLAENKLEGTVWADVDDNRVFKILDLTDIEKTFSAYQRQQKEVEDDSLSSKKVKELSVIDGRRAQNCNILLSRLKLSNEEIKRAIMTMDEQEDLPKDMLEQMLKFIPEKSDVDLLEEHKHELDRMAKADRFFYEMSRINHYQQRLQSLYFKKKFAERIAEIKPKVEALSKASKEVLHSRNVKQLLEVVLAFGNYMNKGQRGNAYGFKVSSLNKIADTKSSIDKNVTLLHYLITILEKKYPKVMHIPEDLLNVPEAAKVNMTELEKEINNLRSGLKSVENELEFQRKRPQEYGDKFVSVVSQFITVASFSFSDVEDSLHEARDLYVRAVKHFGEEDGKMQPDEFFGIFDQFLQAFGEARQENENMRRRKEEEERRSRMEAQMKEQRDKERKARKAKESGGDDGGGEFDDLVSALRSGEVFDKDLSKMKRNRRRINSQSSETTRERPVTKLNF